In Camelus bactrianus isolate YW-2024 breed Bactrian camel chromosome 18, ASM4877302v1, whole genome shotgun sequence, one DNA window encodes the following:
- the PRSS22 gene encoding brain-specific serine protease 4 has product MVVPGTPALGGRCPRILTSLLLLVATATLAAAETTEPPACGRPQRLSRIVGGEDSTDAEWPWVVSIRKNGTHHCAGSLLTRHWVVTAAHCFKGNLNKPAQFSVLLGAWQLGNPGLRSQEVGIAWVQPHPVYSWKEGSSADIALVRLEHSIQFSERVLPICLPDSSVRLLPDTNCWIAGWGSINDGVPLPHPQTLQKLKVPIIDSGVCSRLYWRGAGQGAITEDMLCAGYLEGERDACLGDSGGPLMCQVGGTWLLAGIISWGEGCAERNRPGVYISLAAHRSWVQRIVQGVQLRGHSQGSGPAGRRGRALGSPLRSGAAGSRRA; this is encoded by the exons ATGGTGGTTCCTGGGACTCCAGCCCTGGGGGGGCGCTGCCCCAGGATCTTAACCTCCCTGCTGCTTCTGGTTGCTACAG CCACCCTTGCTGCTGCCGAGACAACTG AGCCCCCAGCCTGTGGGAGGCCCCAGCGGCTGAGCCGGATCGTGGGTGGTGAGGACAGCACTGATGCCGAGTGGCCCTGGGTCGTGAGCATCCGGAAGAACGGCACCCACCACTGCGCGGGCTCCCTGCTCACCAGGCACTGGGTGGTCACGGCGGCCCACTGCTTCAAGGG CAATCTGAACAAACCAGCCCAGTTCTCTGTGTTGCTGGGGGCCTGGCAGCTGGGGAACCCTGGCCTGAGGTCCCAGGAGGTGGGTATCGCCTGGGTGCAGCCCCACCCTGTGTACTCCTGGAAGGAAGGCTCCAGTGCTGACATTGCCCTGGTTCGCCTGGAGCACTCCATCCAGTTCTCTGAACGAGTCCTGCCCATCTGCCTGCCTGATTCCTCCGTCCGCCTCCTTCCGGACACCAACTGCTGGATCGCTGGCTGGGGGAGTATCAATGATGGAG tgcccctgccccaccctcagaCCCTCCAGAAGCTGAAGGTTCCCATCATTGACTCGGGGGTCTGCAGCCGCCTGTACTGGCGGGGAGCTGGGCAGGGAGCCATCACTGAGGACATGCTGTGTGCCGGCTACCTGGAGGGGGAGCGGGATGCCTGTCTG GGCGACTCCGGGGGCCCCCTGATGTGCCAGGTCGGGGGCACCTGGCTGCTAGCGGGCATCATCAGCTGGGGCGAGGGCTGTGCGGAACGCAACCGACCCGGCGTCTATATCAGCCTGGCTGCCCACCGCTCCTGGGTGCAGAGGATCGTGCAAGGGGTGCAGCTCCGCGGGCACTCGCAGGGGAGCGGGCCTGCAGGGCGCCGGGGCCGGGCTCTGGGATCCCCGCTCCGTTCAGGGGCCGCTGGGAGCCGCCGGGCTTAG
- the LOC105064918 gene encoding pancreatic adenocarcinoma up-regulated factor-like: protein MEGGPGTIRIPSARTRPQDPPGQGRLTPQLETMLLWLTLTLLWSSTCWADETFGPGGGTYFMISKNNEDELTGIRVFIGPVGLIKSIQVRYGSSWSEKYGIPGGKSYELLLQPSEHITRIFGRYRKFIQCLTMYTSRGNKTSFGKEIGKGFFAAASQNRKVLIGVYGQYRLYGLTSIGFLWDYPRGGMTSAQHKSVSSEE, encoded by the exons ATGGAAGGGGGGCCAGGCACCATAAGAATCCCCAGTGCCAGGACCAGACCACAAGACCCTCCAGGCCAG GGGCGCTTGACTCCCCAGCTAGAAACCATGCTGCTGTGGCTGACCCTCACCCTCCTGTGGAGCAGCACCTGCTGGGCAGATG AGACGTTTGGTCCCGGAGGAGGCACATATTTCATGATCTCCAAAAACAATGAAGATGAATTAACTGGGATTCGGGTGTTTATAGGTCCTGTGGGACTAATCAAGAG caTCCAGGTAAGGTATGGCTCCTCCTGGAGTGAAAAATATGGAATCCCAGGTGGGAAGTCCTATGAACTCCTCCTGCAGCCAAGTGAACACATTACAAGAATCTTTGGGAGGTACAGGAAATTCATCCAGTGCCTGACCATGTACACCAGCCGAGGAAACAAGACCTCATTTGGAAAGGAAATTGGCAAGGGCTTCTTTGCCGCCGCCAGTCAGAACAGGAAGGTGCTCATTGGAGTCTATGGGCAGTACCGCCTCTATGGCCTCACGAGCATCGGCTTCCTGTGGGACTACCCTCGAGGGGGGATGACCTCTGCTCAACACAAGTCAGTCTCTTCCGAAGAATGA